From a single Lolium rigidum isolate FL_2022 chromosome 7, APGP_CSIRO_Lrig_0.1, whole genome shotgun sequence genomic region:
- the LOC124678908 gene encoding protein RKD5-like has protein sequence MDAAAAAFSTLSALAVFASTVHHGAVRSVHGYRVVGKGGSGGWERWVEREFVFSPTWCREVPVPAAAPRILPAQWRGRPAYREGQMVGAWRCILAFDSVADVKPPPTPPPVLSPFRNPGLVCAASLYNDLQKLFQFQNFEKVPDLVQCDSEEKLTSSDAKEKTSDEVDDSGSDSDEDPQSGEGLPAPAKRQRRANRKHIASITLVDIAQYFHLPIREASRTLKIGVSILKRKCRQYGIPRWPHRKIKSLDSLISDLEYVIDDTERDEVQQEKQKKKEEEKQDAIRALAKRKRLLETEKETIQQKPALDLMAETKLFREDVFKRRYRAKSVVTNEIFLSQA, from the exons atggacgccgccgccgccgccttctccaccCTCTCCGCGCTCGCCGTCTTCGCCAGCACGGTCCACCACG GTGCCGTGCGGAGCGTGCACGGGTACAGGGTCGTCGGGAAGGGAGGGAGCGGCGGGTGGGAGAGGTGGGTGGAGAGGGAGTTCGTCTTCTCCCCGACCTGGTGCCGCGAAGTCCCggtccccgccgccgcgccgcggaTACTCCCGGCGCAgtggcgcggccggccggcgTACCGCGAGGGGCAGATGGTGGGCGCCTGGCGCTGCATCCTGGCCTTCGATTCCGTCGCCGACGTCaagccgccgcccacgccgccgccggtgctctcCCCCTTCAG GAATCCGGGGTTGGTGTGTGCGGCTTCCCTGTACAACGACCTGCAGAAGCTGTTTCAGTTTCAGAATTTTGAAAAGGTCCCGGACCTCGTTCAGTGTGATTCTGAGGAGAAACTGACCAGTTCGGATGCAAAGGAGAAAACTTCTGATGAGGTTGATGACTCAGGGTCTGATTCTGATGAGGATCCCCAATCTGGTGAAG GACTTCCAGCACCAGCTAAGAGGCAGCGGAGAGCCAACCGCAAGCACATAGCTAGCATTACTCTTGTTGACATAGCACAGTACTTCCATCTTCCAATCAGAGAAGCATCCAGGACTCTGAAGATCGGAGTCAGCATACTGAAGAGGAAATGCCGGCAATACGGGATACCCCGTTGGCCTCACCGGAAAATCAAGTCCCTTGATTCGCTGATCAGTGATCTTGAG TATGTGATTGACGACACAGAGAGAGATGAAGTGCAGCAGGAGaagcagaagaaaaaggaggaagagaagcaagaCGCGATCCGAGCTCTCGCTAAGCGGAAGAGGTTGCTGGAGACGGAGAAGGAGACCATCCAGCAGAAGCCTGCCCTGGACCTGATGGCTGAGACCAAACTGTTCAGGGAGGACGTTTTCAAGAGGAGATACAGAGCCAAGAGTGTCGTGACGAATGAGATCTTTCTTTCCCAGGCTTGA
- the LOC124671675 gene encoding uncharacterized protein LOC124671675, producing the protein MDAAAAAAVSTLSALAVFVSTVHNGAVRSAHGYKVVGRREWERWVEREFAFSPTACREVPLPVGSPRILPTDWRGRPVYREGQLVGPWRCILAFDSVAGVAPPPTLPPLLSPSGNARLICCVPSLYNDLLKLFPFQKLQKVPEPIRCDSDKPKTPVDTKRALIPKKVLTQRDSDKQKTPLDAKDDIISNKKVQTVPIQCDSCEQKPPLDTNSHEKGGPLDTKDDIIPKKVHTELIQCDSDGQKAPLDTKDNIISKKAVHTELIQCDSDDPKTPLDRKDTISKMVHSELIQCDADEHKAPLDSKGWIPTIKVQLPGSDSAGRPRIGQELPTPVQKQRRAQREYIASLTLGDIAQYFHLPIREASRTLRIGLSILKKKCRQYGIPRWPHRKIKSLDSLIQDLEYVLNDTEKDGGEQEEHTEKEEEKDDAMRSLAKRKRQLETEMATIHQKPTLDLMNETKQFRQFVFKRRYKAKHLAEEE; encoded by the exons atggacgccgccgccgccgccgccgtctccaccCTCTCCGCGCTCGCCGTCTTCGTCAGCACCGTCCACAACG GTGCCGTGAGGAGCGCGCACGGGTACAAGGTGGTCGGGCGGCGCGAGTGGGAGCGCTGGGTggagagggagttcgccttctcccCGACCGCCTGCCGCGAGGTCCCGCTCCCCGTCGGGTCCCCGCGGATACTCCCCACCGACTGGCGCGGCCGCCCCGTCTACCGCGAGGGCCAGCTCGTGGGGCCCTGGCGCTGCATCCTCGCCTTCGATTCCGTCGCCGGGGTCGCCCCGCCGCCCACGCTGCCGCCCCTCCTCTCCCCCTCCGG GAACGCGAGGCTGATCTGCTGCGTGCCTTCCCTGTACAACGACCTGCTCAAGCTGTTCCCGTTTCAGAAACTGCAGAAGGTCCCCGAGCCCATTCGGTGTGATTCAGATAAGCCAAAGACCCCTGTCGATACCAAGCGTGCTCTTATTCCTAAGAAGGTTCTCACTCAGCGTGATTCAGATAAGCAAAAGACCCCTTTGGATGCAAAGGATGATATAATTTCTAACAAGAAGGTTCAGACTGTACCCATTCAGTGTGATTCCTGTGAGCAAAAGCCCCCTTTGGATACAAATTCACATGAGAAAGGGGGCCCTTTGGACACAAAGGATGATATAATTCCCAAGAAGGTTCACACTGAACTCATCCAGTGCGATTCAGATGGGCAGAAGGCCCCCTTGGATACGAAGGATAATATAATTTCTAAGAAAGCTGTTCACACTGAACTCATTCAGTGTGATTCGGACGACCCGAAGACCCCTTTGGATAGGAAGGATACGATTTCTAAGATGGTTCACTCTGAACTCATCCAGTGTGATGCGGATGAGCATAAGGCCCCTTTGGATTCAAAGGGATGGATTCCTACTATTAAGGTTCAACTGCCTGGGTCTGATTCTGCTGGGCGTCCCCGAATTGGTCAAG AACTTCCAACACCAGTTCAGAAGCAGAGAAGAGCCCAGCGGGAGTATATAGCTAGCCTTACTCTAGGTGACATAGCTCAATACTTCCATCTTCCAATCAGAGAAGCATCTAGGACTCTGCGGATCGGACTAAGCATACTAAAGAAGAAATGCCGGCAGTATGGGATACCTCGCTGGCCTCACCGGAAAATCAAGTCCCTTGATTCGCTAATTCAAGATCTTGAG TATGTGCTTAACGACACAGAAAAGGATGGTGGGGAGCAGGAAGAGCACACggagaaggaagaggagaaggatgATGCGATGCGGTCGCTGGCTAAGCGGAAGAGGCAGTTGGAGACTGAGATGGCGACCATCCACCAGAAGCCGACGCTGGACCTGATGAATGAAACCAAGCAGTTCAGGCAGTTCGTTTTCAAGAGGAGATACAAAGCTAAACACCTAGCGGAGGAGGAATAG